The Oncorhynchus nerka isolate Pitt River linkage group LG9a, Oner_Uvic_2.0, whole genome shotgun sequence genome has a segment encoding these proteins:
- the LOC115134190 gene encoding zona pellucida sperm-binding protein 3, which produces MAMKWSVVCLVAVAMLGCLCVAQNLTPFSKPVQQAFKINRQPPQQTQQPQQPSYQKLRPPPKDQTQAKQKFETSLDWTYPLDPKPEPKIIGGSETRTPVAAHSVRAECRENMVHVEAKHDLLGIGQLIQLEDLTLGDCPMSGFDNVNQVLIFEYPLQSCGSQLRMTTTSLIYIFTLFYKPKPLANTPLIRTNEAMINIECHYPRKHNVSSLALIPTWTPFSAAKYAEELLYFSMRLMTADWQYERAGNMYVLGDMVNIEASVMQYFHVPLRIFLDSCVATLEPNINANPRYSFIENHGCLIDAKITGSRSQFMPRSADYKLYFQLEAFRFQSQKGSDPIIPQKTKIPSQLVADYPATLDMIFLTCHLKATTIAFPIDFEYKACSFINTWREAGGNDGVCGCCDSTCSNRKGRDTTQHQKPANIWEGDVQLGPIFISEKVVQ; this is translated from the exons ATGGCGATGAAGTGGAGTGTAGTTTGTCTCGTGGCAGTGGCCATGCttggctgtctgtgtgttgcTCAGAATTTGACACCCTTCAGTAAACCAGTGCAGCAAGCCTTCAAAATCAATCGTCAGCCACCTCAGCAGACTCAGCAGCCTCAGCAACCATCGTATCAGAAACTCAGGCCCCCACCAAAAGACCAAACCCAGGCCAAGCAGAAGTTTGAAACATCACTGGATTGGACCTATCCTCTGGACCCAAAGCCAGAGCCCAAGATTATTGGAGGCTCAGAGACGAGAACCCCTGTGGCTGCCCATTCAGTGAGGGCTGAGTGCAGGGAGAACATGGTCCACGTGGAAGCGAAGCATGACCTGCTGGGGATCGGCCAGTTGATCCAGCTAGAAGACCTCACTTTGGGAGACTGCCCTATGTCTGGATTCGACAATGTCAACCAGGTGCTCATCTTTGAGTATCCGCTGCAGTCATGTGGCAGCCAGCTAAGG ATGACTACCACCTCCCTCATCTACATCTTCACTCTATTTTACAAACCCAAACCTCTGGCAAACACCCCCCTCATCAGGACAAATGAAGCGATGATCAATATTGAGTGCCACTATCCAAG gaaACACAATGTGAGCAGCCTGGCCCTGATCCCAACCTGGACCCCTTTCTCCGCTGCGAAGTATGCAGAGGAACTCCTGTACTTCTCCATGAGGCTCATGACTG CTGACTGGCAGTATGAGAGGGCCGGTAACATGTACGTGTTGGGTGATATGGTGAACATCGAGGCCTCTGTCATGCAGTACTTCCACGTTCCCCTGCGTATCTTTCTGGACAGCTGTGTGGCCACCCTGGAACCCAACATAAACGCCAATCCCAGATACTCCTTCATTGAGAATCATGG GTGTCTGATCGATGCCAAAATAACAGGTTCCCGCTCCCAGTTCATGCCTCGTTCTGCAGACTACAAGCTGTATTTCCAGTTGGAGGCTTTCAGGTTCCAGAGCCAGAAGGGGAGTGACCCAATTATTCCGCAGAAAACAAAGATACCTTCTCAGCTTGTTGCAGATTATCCCGCTACGCTCGACATG ATCTTCCTTACCTGTCACCTGAAGGCAACCACAATCGCGTTCCCCATTGATTTTGAGTACAAGGCCTGCTCTTTCATTAATAC GTGGAGAGAGGCTGGTGGGAatgatggagtgtgtggctgctgtgACTCCACCTGTAGCAACAGGAAGGGACGCGATACCACTCAGCATCAAAAACCAGCAA ATATATGGGAGGGAGATGTTCAGCTTGGTCCCATCTTTATCTCGGAAAAGGTTGTGCAATAA